From the Megalops cyprinoides isolate fMegCyp1 chromosome 21, fMegCyp1.pri, whole genome shotgun sequence genome, one window contains:
- the LOC118769191 gene encoding oligodendrocyte transcription factor 3-like gives MDSDAGSTSSRSSSPDLVDRGLFSAHVLQAFCQEQRGGTRGPLQPGEERALGGKAKARKESSKEELQDQRLKVNSRERKRMHDLNQAMDGLREVMPYAQGPSVRKLSKISTLLLARNYILMLSSSLEEMKKLVGDVYGGSHQTRVACFAPTPAVAAAPGPPQLPLYPLAQSLHSLTGVPATLQHSSSVSSASPAYSSPSATYLGLRTTHESPLKDTPHLPSHYRHFPGMPCPCSLCQPLPPSLPKLPVLPTGK, from the coding sequence ATGGATTCCGACGCCGGCTCCACCTCCAGCCGCTCCTCCTCCCCGGACCTGGTGGACAGGGGCCTCTTCTCCGCCCACGTGCTCCAGGCGTTCTGCCAGGAGCAGAGGGGGGGCACCCGCGGGCCCCTGCAGCCCGGGGAGGAGCGCGCCCTCGGGGGCAAGGCCAAGGCCCGCAAGGAGTCGTCCAAGGAAGAGCTGCAGGACCAGCGGCTGAAGGTGAACAGCCGcgagaggaagaggatgcaCGACCTGAACCAGGCCATGGACGGGCTGCGGGAGGTCATGCCCTACGCCCAGGGCCCGTCCGTCCGCAAGCTCTCCAAGATCTCCACCCTGCTGCTGGCCCGCAACTACATCCTCATGCTGTCCAGCTCgctggaggagatgaagaagctGGTGGGGGACGTGTACGGGGGCAGCCACCAGACCCGCGTGGCCTGCttcgcccccacccccgccgtCGCCGCAGCCCCTGGCCCACCCCAGCTGCCCCTCTACCCCCTGGCCCAGTCCCTGCACTCCCTCACGGGGGTGCCCGCCACACTCCAGCACTCCTCCTCTGTATCCTCCGCCTCCCCCGCctactcctctccctctgccaccTACCTGGGCCTTCGCACCACGCATGAGAGTCCCCTGAAGGACACGCCGCATCTCCCCAGCCACTACAGACACTTCCCAGGAATGCCTTGCCCCTGCTCCCTGTGCCAGCCTCTCCCCCCATCCCTGCCCAAACTGCCCGTGCTGCCCACGGGTAAGTGA